One genomic segment of Erpetoichthys calabaricus chromosome 7, fErpCal1.3, whole genome shotgun sequence includes these proteins:
- the fbxo4 gene encoding F-box only protein 4 isoform X2, translated as MSQYLKSCPECRRYGKPNRPVYGAVTSFLHSLVVNTEPRFAMFGPGLEQLDVSLLTKMMYSPEVLPVAGLPQRQINGIGSGISFMFKNQQKLNIITLYSAVRKERERARTEQNNIQNPAFLQGDERATENCTRRYTVIPLVENVCNVVDGFIYVANAESNRSHERENEFEQIQAMLCQPYATSNRPLLVLSCISRAGVNKIPSIYMAHQLHLNKLSFPWLVQDTEAETLIGLLDGIEWLLRESGMNV; from the exons ATGTCACA aTATTTAAAAAGTTGCCCAGAGTGCAGAAGGTATGGAAAACCTAACAGACCTGTATATGGTGCAGTTACATCTTTCTTACATTCCCTGGTGGTAAACACAGAGCCCAGGTTTGCTATGTTTGGACCAGGTTTGGAGCAGTTGGATGTTTCTCTGCTGACAAAGATGATGTATTCTCCAGAAGTGCTACCAGTTGCAGGCCTGCCTCAAAGACAAATAAATG GAATTGGTTCAGGAATCAGTTTCATGTTTAAGAACCAGCAAAAGCTTAATATAATCACTCTCTACTCTGCTGTTAG GAAAGAAAGGGAGCGTGCtcgaacagaacagaacaatattCAGAATCCAGCTTTCCTTCAGGGTGATGAAAGAGCCACAGAGAACTGTACAAGGAGGTACACAGTTATCCCTCTTGTGGAAAATGTCTGCAATGTGGTAGATGGTTTCATTTATGTTGCCAATGCTgagtcaaacagaa GTCATGAACGTGAAAATGAATTTGAGCAGATCCAGGCAATGTTATGTCAACCTTATGCCACTTCAAACCGGCCTTTACTGGTTCTGTCTTGTATTTCAAGAGCAGGAGTAAATAAAATTCCTAGTATTTACATGGCACatcaattacatttaaataaactttCATTTCCTTGGTTG GTTCAAGATACTGAAGCTGAAACACTAATTGGACTTCTTGATGGGATTGAATGGTTATTACGAGAATCAGGAATGAATGTCTAG
- the fbxo4 gene encoding F-box only protein 4 isoform X1: protein MAVNERGGWESVVIESLRSFRDRYLQSVRNVSRSDHLMKRSNDEASATESHLERLPIDLHLYIMSFLSPQDLCRLSCTSHYWNSTVHDPLLWRYFLLRDIPLWSSVNHNSLPDLEVLTKTSSELLENANHDYMSQYLKSCPECRRYGKPNRPVYGAVTSFLHSLVVNTEPRFAMFGPGLEQLDVSLLTKMMYSPEVLPVAGLPQRQINGIGSGISFMFKNQQKLNIITLYSAVRKERERARTEQNNIQNPAFLQGDERATENCTRRYTVIPLVENVCNVVDGFIYVANAESNRSHERENEFEQIQAMLCQPYATSNRPLLVLSCISRAGVNKIPSIYMAHQLHLNKLSFPWLVQDTEAETLIGLLDGIEWLLRESGMNV, encoded by the exons ATGGCAGTAAATGAACGGGGTGGATGGGAGTCCGTCGTCATAGAGAGCCTAAGGAGTTTCAGAGACAGATACTTACAAAGTGTCAGAAATGTCAGTCGGAGTGATCATCTGATGAAAAGGTCCAATGATGAGGCGTCCGCTACTGAAAGCCATTTGGAAAGATTACCA ATTGACTTGCACCTGTATATAATGTCTTTCCTTTCACCTCAAGATCTTTGTCGTCTGAGCTGTACAAGCCATTACTGGAACAGTACTGTTCATGATCCTTTACTGTGGCGATATTTCCTTTTAAGAGACATTCCTTTATGGTCATCTGTTAATCATAATTCACTACCTGACTTGGAAGTATTAACTAAAACTTCATCTGAATTGTTGGAAAATGCAAACCATGACTACATGTCACA aTATTTAAAAAGTTGCCCAGAGTGCAGAAGGTATGGAAAACCTAACAGACCTGTATATGGTGCAGTTACATCTTTCTTACATTCCCTGGTGGTAAACACAGAGCCCAGGTTTGCTATGTTTGGACCAGGTTTGGAGCAGTTGGATGTTTCTCTGCTGACAAAGATGATGTATTCTCCAGAAGTGCTACCAGTTGCAGGCCTGCCTCAAAGACAAATAAATG GAATTGGTTCAGGAATCAGTTTCATGTTTAAGAACCAGCAAAAGCTTAATATAATCACTCTCTACTCTGCTGTTAG GAAAGAAAGGGAGCGTGCtcgaacagaacagaacaatattCAGAATCCAGCTTTCCTTCAGGGTGATGAAAGAGCCACAGAGAACTGTACAAGGAGGTACACAGTTATCCCTCTTGTGGAAAATGTCTGCAATGTGGTAGATGGTTTCATTTATGTTGCCAATGCTgagtcaaacagaa GTCATGAACGTGAAAATGAATTTGAGCAGATCCAGGCAATGTTATGTCAACCTTATGCCACTTCAAACCGGCCTTTACTGGTTCTGTCTTGTATTTCAAGAGCAGGAGTAAATAAAATTCCTAGTATTTACATGGCACatcaattacatttaaataaactttCATTTCCTTGGTTG GTTCAAGATACTGAAGCTGAAACACTAATTGGACTTCTTGATGGGATTGAATGGTTATTACGAGAATCAGGAATGAATGTCTAG